A stretch of DNA from Longimicrobium sp.:
CTCCAGCAACCTGGAAACGCGCGAGGTCACCGTCCGCGCCACGGGCGAGGACGGCGAGGCCAAGGAGTTCCGCGCCCTGGTCCGCATCGACACGCCGCAGGAGGTGCTGTACTACCGCCACGGCGGCATCCTGCAGTACGTGCTGCGCCAGCTTCTCGGCGGCCGTGAGAAGCCGGAAGCCGTTTCGCCGTCCGTCGCCGCGGGCGCGGTGGTGCACAAGGACAAGGACAAAGGTAGCGCCCGGGTGACGGAGGCTGCCCAGGAGTCGTTCCCGGCCAGCGATCCGCCGGCGTACTGAACGGCCAGTGCGAAAGTACTGAGTGCGAGAGTGCGAAAGTAACGGCAAACCGCGCCGGCACCCTTCTCGGGTGCCGGCGCGGTCGTTTCGTGCACAAGGTTTGTAGCCGCGCGCCCGGCGGTCCCCACTTTCGCACTCTCGCACTTTCGCACTTTCGCACTATGTTGTCTGCATGCGCGAACGCCCGCCCGCCACCCCCGGCCCCCGCCTGGCGCCCGGCCCCGAGTTCGACCTGATCCGCGGCTTTCTCGCGAACGGGCCGGCCGAAGGGGCGCGGGCCGACGTGCGCGTGGCTCCCGGCGACGACTGCGCCGTCGTGGCGGCCGAGGGGGTGGCGCTCTCCACCGACATGAGCGTGGAGGGGGTTCACTTCCGCCGCGACTGGCTGACGCCGCACGAGATCGGCTGGCGTGCGGCGGCGGCGGCGCTCAGCGACCTGGCCGCCGTGGCTGCCCGGCCCATCGGCATCCTGGTGTCGCTCGCGGTGCCCACGGAGGACGCGGGCGAGTTCACCCAGCAGCTGATGGCGGGGTGCCGCGAGGCGGCAGAGTCCGTCGGCGGGCTGCTGCTGGGCGGCGATACCACCCGCTCGCCCGGGCCCGTGGTAGTGGACGTCACCGTCGTGGGCGAGGCGCCGCGCCCCGTGCTGCGCTCCGGCGCAAGGCACGGGCACGAGGTGTGGGTCACGGGCGAGCTGGGCGGCGCCGCGGCGTGCGTGGCGGCGCTGGAGGCGGGGAAGCAGCCCAAGCCCGGCGCGCGCGCCCGCTTCGCGCGCCCGGTGCCACGCATCCGCGAGGCCCTGTGGCTGCTGGGCCGCGGCGCTCCCTCCGCCATGATCGATCTTTCCGACGGCCTGGCGGGCGATGCCGCGCACCTCTCTGCTTCCAGCGGCGTGGCCATCCTCCTGGTTCCCGAGTTGATCCCCGTGCATCCGGCGGGCCGCTCACGCACTCGTGAGGCGACGCTGGCGGCCGGCCTTCACGGCGGCGAAGACTATGAACTCTGCTTCACCGCGCCGGTCGGTGCCGTGCAGCCCCACGTAGACGCGTTCGTGCGGGCCTTCGGCGTGCCACTATGCTGCGTGGGCCGCGTGGGTGGGGGTGCCGGCGTGTGGTTCGTGGATGCCGAGGGGCACCGCACTCCCGTGCAGGGCGGCGGATGGCAGCACTTCCGCGACGGCGCCTGATGGGAATCCTGCGGGCGCTCTGGATGGTGTTCTGGATGACGGTCGCCACCTTCACCTACGGGGGAATGGCGATCATCCTGGCGCTGTTCGGCGTGAGGGGGCACCTCTTCGTGGCCTGGTCGCGGCAGTGGGCGCGCATCGCCCTGTGGTCCAGCGGGTCGCGGGCGGTGGCGCACGGGATGGAGAACGTGAAGCCCGGCGAGCCCTTCATCCTGGTGGCCAACCACGTGTCGTGGTTCGACGTGTTCGCCATCGCCGTGCTGCTGAAGGTGGACTTCCACTTCGTCGCCAAGAAGGAGCTGGAGCGGGTGCCCGTCTTCGGCTTGGCGTGGAAGGCCGCGGGGCACATCTCCATCGACCGCAGCAACCGCGAGCGCGCGGTGGAAAGCCTGCGCGTCGCCGGGCAGCAGATGCGCGAGCAGCGGAGCGTGGTGATCATTTTCGCCGAGGGCACGCGCTCGCGCACGGGGCGCCTGCAGCCGTTCAAGAAAGGCGCGTTCGTTCTGGCGCACGAGACGGGCATCCCCATCATCCCCACGGTGGTGACGGGCAGCTACGACATCATGCGCCCCGACACCTTTTCCGTGCGCCCGGCCACCATCCACGTCTACTTCGAGTCGCCGGTGACGGTGCGGCCTGGCGAAGACCTGGAAGCGCTCACGGAGCGGGTGCGCGCCGTGTTCGTGGAGCGCCTCGCCGAAACCGAGTCGATGCCGCCACTGGAGGCTGGCCCGGCAAATCTTTCCGGTCCCGCCCGCCGCATATCCTGATCGCCGCCTCTTGACGAGCCATTCGTTTGCACTCGGCGGTCACGGCCGCCCCACCTGCCTGGGACACCTGCCCCACCATCTCCGATGAGTGACGATCCCGGCTTCACGCACCTGGACCCGCAGGGCCGCCCCCGCATGGTGGACGTGGGCCAAAAGGCGCCCACGCAACGGGTTGCGACCGCGGAGGGCCTGATCCGCATGTCGCCCGACACCCTCGCGGCCATCGTCGAGGGGCGCAGCGCGAAGGGAAACGTGCTCGTGATCGCCCAATTGGCGGGCATCATGGGCGCAAAACGCACCGCCGACCTGATCCCTCTATGCCACCCCCTCCCCCTCGATTCCGTGGAGGTGGAGGTGGCGCCGGACCCCTCTCTCCCCGGCCTGCGGGTGACCGCGACGGCGCGGGTGGAGGCGCGGACGGGCGTGGAGATGGAGGCGCTCACGGCCGTATCGTGCGCGCTGCTCACTGCTTACGACATGTGCAAGGCGCGGGA
This window harbors:
- the thiL gene encoding thiamine-phosphate kinase, translated to MRERPPATPGPRLAPGPEFDLIRGFLANGPAEGARADVRVAPGDDCAVVAAEGVALSTDMSVEGVHFRRDWLTPHEIGWRAAAAALSDLAAVAARPIGILVSLAVPTEDAGEFTQQLMAGCREAAESVGGLLLGGDTTRSPGPVVVDVTVVGEAPRPVLRSGARHGHEVWVTGELGGAAACVAALEAGKQPKPGARARFARPVPRIREALWLLGRGAPSAMIDLSDGLAGDAAHLSASSGVAILLVPELIPVHPAGRSRTREATLAAGLHGGEDYELCFTAPVGAVQPHVDAFVRAFGVPLCCVGRVGGGAGVWFVDAEGHRTPVQGGGWQHFRDGA
- the moaC gene encoding cyclic pyranopterin monophosphate synthase MoaC yields the protein MSDDPGFTHLDPQGRPRMVDVGQKAPTQRVATAEGLIRMSPDTLAAIVEGRSAKGNVLVIAQLAGIMGAKRTADLIPLCHPLPLDSVEVEVAPDPSLPGLRVTATARVEARTGVEMEALTAVSCALLTAYDMCKARDRGMVIEGVRLLRKDGGRSGTWTAPDGG
- a CDS encoding lysophospholipid acyltransferase family protein: MGILRALWMVFWMTVATFTYGGMAIILALFGVRGHLFVAWSRQWARIALWSSGSRAVAHGMENVKPGEPFILVANHVSWFDVFAIAVLLKVDFHFVAKKELERVPVFGLAWKAAGHISIDRSNRERAVESLRVAGQQMREQRSVVIIFAEGTRSRTGRLQPFKKGAFVLAHETGIPIIPTVVTGSYDIMRPDTFSVRPATIHVYFESPVTVRPGEDLEALTERVRAVFVERLAETESMPPLEAGPANLSGPARRIS